AATGAACTTCGTGTCGACCGCGGCCCCGAATTCGGGGGTGGCACGCACCTGCTCGTCGAGCAGCGGCACCACGTCGGACACGCTGTCGACGACGATGCCGACCACGCGGTTCTCGACGTTGAGCACGATCATCACGGTGAAGCTGTCGTAGCGGGCCTCGGCCAGGCGCAGTTTCAGGCGCAGGTCGATCACCGGCACGATGGTGCCGCGCAGGTTGATGACGCCCTTGATGTATTCGGGCGCGTCCGGCAGGCGGGTCACGGCGTCGTAACCGCGGATTTCCTGGACCTTGAGGATGTCGACGCCGTAGTGCTCGTCGCCGAGGGTGAAGGTCAGGTACTCGCCAGCGGCGCTCGGGTTGGAACTGCTCATGCGGTGCGCTCCTGCGGGTGCCGCGGATACGCGGCATGGGTGACACGCAGGAGATCGGCCGCTTTGGCCGCAACTTTAGTCCGCCCGGCTCAGCCGCCGCGCCGTTGTCGCGCGTTGCGCTGGCGCTCGACCTGGAAGATGTACTGGAGCACGCGCTGTTCGAGGGCGGCGGGCAGGTCGACGAAGCGGCAACCGACGCGCCAGTGCGCGACGCCGCGCACATCGAAACGGCCGAGGTGGGCGACCTCGAGTGCGACCGTGAACTCCGGCGCTTCGGCCAGCCGGAGCAGACAGGGGGCGATGCGCGATTGGGGCCGGAACCGGCCTTCCTGGCCGTCGGGAACCGCGATGGCCAGCCCGCCGCCGCTGATGTCGAGGACGCGCAGCCCGCCGAGGCCGGCATCAGGCGGTGCATCACCGTCGCCGACGTGAAGGGTCGCCGGCGCTGCAGGCGAGACCCGCAGCCGATAGAGCTCGCGGCGCTGCAACTGCAGCAGCGAGACGGGCCATGGCGCGCGGAAGGCGAGATATCCCTCGTAGTCGATCCGCGTCGGCGTGGGAAGCCGGAAGCGGATCGGCACCAGATCCAACTGGGTACTGCAGACCAGGCGCGTGGCGCTGTCCATGCGCCGGTTCATTGCTTCGTGGCGGTTACCGTCGAGCACCAGCGTGCCGTCGTCGTGCACCGCCAGCAGCGCCGTCGGACAGGCGTGGCCTCCGGGGACGAGGCTGGCGGTGACGATGGCCCGGGCCTCGACCAGCGCGCGCAGCACCTGCGCGACCTCACGCGGCTCGTGCAACGCGAACGGCGAGGCCTCGTCGTCGTCCTGCAGCGGCGGTTGGTGTTCGGCGACAGGCATCATCCGGGGACGCGGGTTCGTTCGTGGACGTTAACGGCCCGGGACGGCGGAAGTTGAGGGGGCGGTCGTCGCGACGGGTCAGGCGGGCGCCGCCTCGTTGCGGCGCACGCCTGCGGTGATGGTGTGCAGCAGCGCCGTTGCCGCCTCGACCTTGAACACCGCTACGGTCTGGGTCAGCGCCACTGCCTGTTCTTCCATGGCCCGCGCGGCAGCGGAGGCTTCTTCCACCAGCGCGGCGTTCTGCTGGGTGGTCTCGTCCATCTGGGTGATGGTCTGGTTGACCTGTTCGATTCCCGACGCCTGCTCCTGCGAGGCGGCGGCGATCTCGGCCATGAT
The genomic region above belongs to Luteimonas chenhongjianii and contains:
- a CDS encoding chemotaxis protein CheW yields the protein MSSSNPSAAGEYLTFTLGDEHYGVDILKVQEIRGYDAVTRLPDAPEYIKGVINLRGTIVPVIDLRLKLRLAEARYDSFTVMIVLNVENRVVGIVVDSVSDVVPLLDEQVRATPEFGAAVDTKFIAGIGTLDERMLILLDIETLLDSADLVEAPLVDAA
- a CDS encoding flagellar brake protein; this translates as MMPVAEHQPPLQDDDEASPFALHEPREVAQVLRALVEARAIVTASLVPGGHACPTALLAVHDDGTLVLDGNRHEAMNRRMDSATRLVCSTQLDLVPIRFRLPTPTRIDYEGYLAFRAPWPVSLLQLQRRELYRLRVSPAAPATLHVGDGDAPPDAGLGGLRVLDISGGGLAIAVPDGQEGRFRPQSRIAPCLLRLAEAPEFTVALEVAHLGRFDVRGVAHWRVGCRFVDLPAALEQRVLQYIFQVERQRNARQRRGG